The following coding sequences lie in one Trichoderma breve strain T069 chromosome 1, whole genome shotgun sequence genomic window:
- a CDS encoding endonuclease/Exonuclease/phosphatase family domain-containing protein, whose product MGFRITTWNVNGIRNPFGYQPWREKRTFQAMFDILEADIVVMQETKIQRKDLTDDMVLVPGWDVYFSLPRHKKGYSGVAIYTRNATCAPIRAEEGILGVLCPPKSSTQFRNLPKDQQIGGYPRPGQLPGNIDELLLDSEGRCVILEFPAFVLLGVYSPANRDESRVEFRMEFLQALDARVRNLVAEGKEVVLVGDLNVSRSVPDSTNVVENLRKEGLSIEEWMNLPSRRLFNHLVYGGTVQGDRDEGREQPTLWDLCREFHPAREGMNTCWDTKRNTRPANNGSRIDYVLCSNGLKDWFTEANIQEGLMGSDHCPVFATLADVVTTGTEKVPLLNLVNPAGMVDRDGRRLREWHLKDVLPLSAKLIPEFDRRQSIRDMFTKKAGAKPSSYSSSLAPSSATESTPEGEPVADLARLEQTGSQTKTTTSHAHHRLGLSGASHSADSKSPTGSGPEAQSTKRAAGSVDRAQPPSPKRNKVLDTGQKTLQGFFQPSPANRMLGRKDSDTTTSTSASASANANANAPSSETSGGNWPEGLPDSAFPAKSAPEASTQSMEAAARVFDPIQAKESWSKLLGRRMLPRCEHNEPCISLTTKRPGVNCGRSFYICARPLGPSGEKERGSEWRCGTFIWSSDWNGSPS is encoded by the exons ATGGGCTTTCGTATTACGACGTGGAACG TCAACGGCATAAG AAATCCATTTGGGTATCAGCCATGGAGAGAAAAGCGTACTTTTCAG GCGATGTTCGATATTCTCGAAGCCGACATTGTTGTGATGCAAGAGACCAAGATTCAGCGGAAAGACTTGACGGATGATATGGTTCTGGTTCCTGGGTGGGACGTATACTTCAGTCTACCAAGGCACAAGAAAG GGTACTCTGGCGTTGCCATATACACACGAAATGCCACCTGTGCACCTATTAGGGCTGAAGAAGGCATATTGGGTGTGCTCTGTCCTCCCAAATCATCGACACAGTTCCGAAACCTCCCCAAAGACCAACAGATTGGGGGCTACCCAAGACCAGGGCAGCTCCCAGGAAACATCGACGAACTGCTACTGGACTCCGAAGGAAGATGCGTCATTCTCGAATTTCCTGCCTTTGTGCTCTTGGGTGTTTACAGCCCGGCTAACCGCGATGAGTCAAGGGTGGAATTTCGCATGGAGTTTCTGCAGGCCCTCGATGCTAGGGTGCGAAACTTGGTCGCTGAGGGCAAGGAGGTGGTTTTGGTGGGGGACTTGAACGTGAGTCGCTCCGTGCCCGACTCCACCAACGTTGTCGAGAACCTTCGAAAAGAAGGTCTGAGCATAGAGGAGTGGATGAACCTACCTTCACGCCGCCTCTTCAATCATCTGGTCTACGGAGGCACGGTGCAAGGAGATCGGGATGAAGGGCGGGAGCAGCCTACGCTGTGGGATCTATGCAGAGAATTCCACCCCGCACGAGAGGGCATGAACACATGCTGGGATACGAAACGAAACACACGGCCGGCCAACAACGGCAGCCGCATCGACTACGTGCTTTGCAGCAATGGGCTGAAAGACTGGTTCACAGAGGCCAACATCCAGGAGGGCCTAATGGGATCTGATCACTGCCCAGTTTTTGCTACGCTAGCTGATGTCGTTACGACTGGCACCGAAAAGGTGCCGTTGCTGAACCTTGTCAACCCAGCTGGCATGGTTGACAGGGACGGTCGACGCCTCCGTGAATGGCATCTCAAGGACGTCTTGCCTTTATCAGCCAAGCTGATTCCTGAGTTCGACCGGCGACAGAGCATCCGGGACATGTTTACGAAGAAAGCTGGCGCTAAGCCGTCGAGCTATTCTTCGTCACTGGCGCCTTCCAGCGCCACAGAGTCTACCCCAGAAGGAGAGCCAGTGGCCGACTTGGCACGCTTGGAGCAGACTGGCAGCcagacaaagacgacgacgagccaCGCTCATCACAGGCTCGGACTGAGCGGCGCTAGCCACTCCGCAGATTCGAAATCGCCAACTGGGTCGGGGCCAGAGGCGCAATCCACAAAACGTGCTGCGGGGTCCGTCGATCGTGCTCAACCACCCTCTCCGAAGCGCAACAAAGTGCTTGACACTG GCCAAAAAACTCTACAGGGCTTTTTTCAGCCCTCGCCCGCTAACCGGATGCTAGGGAGAAAGGACAGCGACACGACCACAAGtaccagcgccagcgccagcgccaatgccaatgccaacgcCCCATCTTCTG AGACAAGCGGCGGTAATTGGCCGGAAGGGTTGCCGGATTCAGCGTTTCCAGCCAAGTCAGCTCCTGAAGCCTCCACCCAGTCGATGGAAGCTGCTGCCAGAGTGTTTGACCCGATTCAAGCAAAGGAATCCTGGTCGAAACTTCTGGGAAGACGGATGCTTCCCCGATGCGAGCATAATGAGCCCTGTATCAGCCTCACCACGAAGAGACCAGGTGTGAATTGTG GACGGTCATTCTATATCTGCGCCCGGCCACTAGGCCCCTCTGGCGAAAAAGAACGAGGCTCTGAGTGGCGTTGCGGTACTTTCATTTGGAGTAGCGACTGGAACGGATCACCATCGTAG
- a CDS encoding cytochrome c oxidase subunit VIa domain-containing protein, with the protein MFAARQVTRNAPRFAAQLRAPMQRRFASTAENEFIAERQHIKEHAKGTTELWKKISIYAVVPALAIAGANAYWLWTEHWEHWSHLPPLPERTEYPYQNIRTKNYQWGDGDKTIFWNENVNYHNKDKTK; encoded by the exons ATGTTTGCCGCCCGACAGGTTACCCGCAACGCCCCGCGCTTCGCTGCGCAGCTGCGCGCTCCCATGCAGCGCCGCTTTGCCAGCACCGCCGAGAACGAGTTCATCGCTGAGCGCCAGCACATCAAGGAACACGCCAAGGGCACCACTG AGCtctggaagaagatttcCATCTA CGCCGTCGTTCCTGCGCTGGCTATCGCCGGTGCCAATGCTTACTGGCTGTGGACTGAGCACTGGGAGCACTGgagccatcttcctcctctgcccGAGCGCACCGAGTACCCCTACCAGAACATCCGCACCAAGAACTACCAGTGGGGTGATGGTGACAAG ACTATCTT CTGGAACGAGAACGTCAACTACCacaacaaggacaagacCAAATAA